One Brassica napus cultivar Da-Ae chromosome A1, Da-Ae, whole genome shotgun sequence genomic region harbors:
- the LOC106444507 gene encoding protein phosphatase 2C 56 produces MEEVSPAVAMPFMPFPEQQMELAGIMLGKGYCNGQYSSQDSENGSCSVSGSRKVLTSRINSPNLNMKKEPSSSSSSSSSSSSSSSEIVVGEEINGSDERSKKMISRTESRSLFEFKSVPLYGVTSICGRRPEMEDAVSTIPRFLQSPTNSMLDGRFNPQTTAHFFGVYDGHGGSQVANYCRERMHLALAEEIAKEKPMLCDGDTWQEKWKKALFNSFLRVDSEVESVAPETVGSTSVVAVVFPTHIFVANCGDSRAVLCRGKTALPLSTDHKPDREDEAARIEAAGGKVIRWNGARVFGVLAMSRSIGDRYLKPSIIPDPEVTAVRRVKEDDCLILASDGVWDVMTDEEACEMARKRILLWHKKNAVAGDASLHTDERRGEGKDPAAMSAAEYLSKLALQRGSKDNITVVVVDLKPQRKFKSKPLN; encoded by the exons ATGGAGGAAGTATCACCAGCCGTTGCTATGCCTTTCATGCCGTTCCCTGAACAGCAGATGGAGTTAGCAGGGATCATGTTGGGTAAAGGCTACTGCAACGGTCAATACTCGTCTCAGGATTCGGAGAACGGCTCGTGCTCTGTTTCTGGGTCTAGGAAAGTTTTGACCTCGCGGATCAACTCACCTAACTTGAACATGAAGAAggaaccatcatcatcatcatcatcatcatcatcatcgtcttcgTCGTCGTCGGAGATAGTTGTTGGAGAAGAGATCAACGGCTCAGATGAGAGATCGAAGAAGATGATAAGCAGAACAGAGAGCAGGAGTCTGTTCGAGTTCAAGAGTGTGCCTTTGTACGGTGTGACTTCGATCTGTGGGAGGAGACCGGAGATGGAAGACGCTGTCTCCACGATACCGAGGTTCCTCCAATCTCCGACAAACTCGATGTTAGACGGTCGGTTCAATCCTCAGACAACCGCTCATTTCTTCGGTGTCTACGATGGTCACGGCGGGTCTCAG GTGGCGAACTATTGTAGAGAGAGGATGCATTTGGCTTTAGCGGAGGAGATTGCGAAGGAGAAGCCGATGCTCTGCGATGGTGACACGTGGCAGGAGAAGTGGAAGAAGGCTTTGTTTAACTCGTTTCTCCGCGTTGACTCGGAGGTGGAGTCGGTCGCGCCGGAGACTGTTGGGTCAACGTCGGTGGTTGCGGTAGTTTTCCCGACTCATATCTTTGTAGCTAACTGCGGCGACTCCAGAGCCGTTCTTTGCCGCGGCAAAACTGCGCTTCCGTTGTCGACTGACCACAAA CCGGATAGAGAAGATGAAGCGGCGAGGATTGAAGCTGCCGGAGGGAAAGTGATCCGGTGGAACGGAGCTCGTGTGTTCGGTGTTCTCGCCATGTCAAGATCTATTG GCGATAGGTACTTGAAACCATCGATCATTCCTGATCCGGAAGTGACGGCTGTGAGGAGAGTCAAAGAAGATGACTGTCTGATTCTAGCGAGTGACGGTGTTTGGGATGTAATGACGGATGAGGAAGCGTGTGAGATGGCGAGGAAGCGTATTCTCTTGTGGCACAAGAAGAACGCTGTGGCTGGAGATGCGTCTTTGCACACGGATGAGAGGAGGGGCGAAGGGAAAGATCCGGCGGCGATGTCTGCGGCTGAGTACTTGTCAAAGCTAGCTTTACAGAGAGGAAGCAAAGACAACATAACTGTGGTGGTTGTTGATTTGAAGCCTCAGAGGAAATTCAAGAGCAAACCTTTGAACTGA